A genomic stretch from Salvelinus namaycush isolate Seneca chromosome 25, SaNama_1.0, whole genome shotgun sequence includes:
- the ncstn gene encoding nicastrin isoform X2, translated as MGLESSKWAIIFLVCWLYKNVSCNSVEQKIYVELNNTVPCVRLLNATHQIGCQSSISGDTGVIHVLESEADLEWPLSKGPNPPYMVLLESSLFTRSIMMKMKNESNRVAGVAVVVPNTSPPEFSPHTTCPNENTGVYSDNYGPNLAHCNTTVWNPLGNGLSYEEFDFPVFSLKEDNETEFIKQCYLDHNRAVNGSAPQYPLCAMQLFSHMHAVTNTPTCMRRNDINFSINPEMVCDPLGDYNVWGSIRPYNDTVLGHKENESVVIAAARLDSRAFFWEVSTGAEGSISGFVTLLAAAQALREVTHKAPPTRNILFAFFQGETFDYIGSSRMVYDMENGKFVIDLDNVHSILEIGQVAVHSGTNLFLHSDPVSRSNDTVNDEVENFVKNLQSSTAGLSFLLVEPNVSQPLPPSSLQRFLRAQPIPGIVLADHESAFNNRYYESFYDNAANLNLTYPSDLSPEEQLEFVTETAKSLTDVATVVARALYKQAGGDDSQVNTIKADPKIVTQMLYGFLVSSNNSWFQAVMAPELKNILKPSPPEYYVGVVMSSTPTRLVQYLLANLTGAATNLTQSQCQKPDELPNESRQMYSYLWVQGIVPPNSTQRDSFCVRASVRLTKAVSPAFELGEYASKDYSTWTESRWKFIKARIFLVASRDLEMLTLGVGVAVLFTSLLVTYFISTKADVLFSSTREPASAAY; from the exons CCTCGATATCAGGTGATACAGGTGTGATCCATGTCTTGGAGTCTGAGGCAGATCTCGAATGGCCTTTGAGCAAAGGACCCAATCCTCCTTATATGGTTCTGTTGGAATCATCCCTCTTCAccag GTCCATCATGATGAAGATGAAGAATGAATCCAATAGGGTAGCTGGGGTTGCAGTGGTGGTCCCAAATACTAGCCCACCAGAGTTCTCGCCACACACGACATGTCCCAATGAGAACACAG GTGTATACTCTGACAACTATGGTCCTAATTTGGCACACTGTAACACTACTGTATGGAACCCTCTGGGGAACGGTCTATCCTATGAGGAATTTGACTTCCCTGTCTTCTCCCTGAAAGAAGACAACGAAACAGAGTTCATCAAACAG TGCTACTTGGACCATAATCGCGCAGTGAACGGCAGTGCCCCGCAGTACCCTTTGTGTGCCATGCAGCTCTTCTCCCACATGCACGCAGTCACCAATACTCCAACCTGCATGAGACGCAACGACATCAACTTTAGCATCAACCCAG AGATGGTGTGTGACCCTCTGGGTGATTATAATGTTTGGGGTTCCATTCGGCCCTATAACGACACCGTCTTGGGCCACAAGGAGAACGAGAGCGTTGTTATAGCAGCAGCCAGG CTGGACAGCAGGGCATTTTTCTGGGAGGTTTCAACTGGAGCAGAGGGAAGTATCTCCGGGTTTGTCACTCTGCTTGCTGCTGCCCAGGCACTGCGTGAAGTCACTCACAAGGCCCCTCCCACACGGAATATCCTCTTTGCCTTCTTCCAAGGG GAAACCTTTGACTACATTGGCAGCTCTCGGATGGTTTACGACATGGAGAACGGCAAGTTTGTGATAGACCTGGACAATGTTCACTCAATACTAGAGATTGGTCAG GTGGCCGTGCACAGTGGCACCAACCTCTTTCTCCACTCAGACCCTGTGTCCAGGAGTAACGACACTGTCAATGACGAG GTTGAGAATTTTGTGAAAAATTTACAGTCCTCCACGGCTGGGCTCAGCTTCTTATTGGTTGAGCCTAATGTCTCTCAGCCactcccaccctcctccctccagCGTTTCCTGCGAGCTCAGCCAATCCCAGGGATTGTGCTTGCAGACCACGAATCCGCTTTCAACAACAG GTACTATGAGAGTTTTTACGACAATGCTGCTAACCTGAACCTGACCTATCCATCTGACTTGAGTCCAGAGGAACAGCTGGAGTTTGTGACTGAAACTGCAAAG TCCCTTACTGACGTGGCTACGGTGGTTGCACGTGCTCTCTACAAGCAGGCCGGGGGAGACGATTCCCAAGTCAACACCATCAAGGCAGACCCCAAAATA GTTACCCAGATGCTGTATGGGTTTCTGGTTAGTTCCAACAACAGTTGGTTCCAGGCAGTGATGGCCCCAGAACTAAAGAACATTCTCA AGCCCAGCCCACCAGAGTACTATGTTGGTGTTGTCATGTCTTCCACTCCAACTCGTCTGGTCCAGTACCTCCTGGCCAATTTAACTGGAGCAGCCACCAACCTCACCCAGAGTCAGTGCCAGAAGCCAGATGAGCTGCCGAACGAGAGCAGACAG ATGTACTCCTATCTCTGGGTTCAGGGCATTGTCCCACCCAACAGCACCCAGAGGGATTCTTTCTGCGTACGTGCATCGGTACGCCTGACCAAAGCAGTGTCCCCTGCCTTCGAGCTGGGAGAGTATGCTTCTAAAGACTATTCCACGTGGACAGAATCACGGTGGAAGTTCATCAAAGCTCGAATTTTCCTAGTAGCGAGCCGGGACTTGGAG ATGCTGACCTTAGGCGTGGGAGTGGCTGTGTTGTTCACATCCCTACTGGTGACATACTTCATCAGCACCAAGGCAGACGTCCTCTTCAGCTCCACGAGGGAACCCGCTAGCGCCGCCTATTGA
- the ncstn gene encoding nicastrin isoform X1 has product MGLESSKWAIIFLVCWLYKNVSCNSVEQKIYVELNNTVPCVRLLNATHQIGCQSSISGDTGVIHVLESEADLEWPLSKGPNPPYMVLLESSLFTRSIMMKMKNESNRVAGVAVVVPNTSPPEFSPHTTCPNENTGVYSDNYGPNLAHCNTTVWNPLGNGLSYEEFDFPVFSLKEDNETEFIKQCYLDHNRAVNGSAPQYPLCAMQLFSHMHAVTNTPTCMRRNDINFSINPEMVCDPLGDYNVWGSIRPYNDTVLGHKENESVVIAAARLDSRAFFWEVSTGAEGSISGFVTLLAAAQALREVTHKAPPTRNILFAFFQGVSSFCLPKQVSLETFDYIGSSRMVYDMENGKFVIDLDNVHSILEIGQVAVHSGTNLFLHSDPVSRSNDTVNDEVENFVKNLQSSTAGLSFLLVEPNVSQPLPPSSLQRFLRAQPIPGIVLADHESAFNNRYYESFYDNAANLNLTYPSDLSPEEQLEFVTETAKSLTDVATVVARALYKQAGGDDSQVNTIKADPKIVTQMLYGFLVSSNNSWFQAVMAPELKNILKPSPPEYYVGVVMSSTPTRLVQYLLANLTGAATNLTQSQCQKPDELPNESRQMYSYLWVQGIVPPNSTQRDSFCVRASVRLTKAVSPAFELGEYASKDYSTWTESRWKFIKARIFLVASRDLEMLTLGVGVAVLFTSLLVTYFISTKADVLFSSTREPASAAY; this is encoded by the exons CCTCGATATCAGGTGATACAGGTGTGATCCATGTCTTGGAGTCTGAGGCAGATCTCGAATGGCCTTTGAGCAAAGGACCCAATCCTCCTTATATGGTTCTGTTGGAATCATCCCTCTTCAccag GTCCATCATGATGAAGATGAAGAATGAATCCAATAGGGTAGCTGGGGTTGCAGTGGTGGTCCCAAATACTAGCCCACCAGAGTTCTCGCCACACACGACATGTCCCAATGAGAACACAG GTGTATACTCTGACAACTATGGTCCTAATTTGGCACACTGTAACACTACTGTATGGAACCCTCTGGGGAACGGTCTATCCTATGAGGAATTTGACTTCCCTGTCTTCTCCCTGAAAGAAGACAACGAAACAGAGTTCATCAAACAG TGCTACTTGGACCATAATCGCGCAGTGAACGGCAGTGCCCCGCAGTACCCTTTGTGTGCCATGCAGCTCTTCTCCCACATGCACGCAGTCACCAATACTCCAACCTGCATGAGACGCAACGACATCAACTTTAGCATCAACCCAG AGATGGTGTGTGACCCTCTGGGTGATTATAATGTTTGGGGTTCCATTCGGCCCTATAACGACACCGTCTTGGGCCACAAGGAGAACGAGAGCGTTGTTATAGCAGCAGCCAGG CTGGACAGCAGGGCATTTTTCTGGGAGGTTTCAACTGGAGCAGAGGGAAGTATCTCCGGGTTTGTCACTCTGCTTGCTGCTGCCCAGGCACTGCGTGAAGTCACTCACAAGGCCCCTCCCACACGGAATATCCTCTTTGCCTTCTTCCAAGGGGTCAGTTCCTTCTGTCTCCCTAAGCAAGTCAGTCTA GAAACCTTTGACTACATTGGCAGCTCTCGGATGGTTTACGACATGGAGAACGGCAAGTTTGTGATAGACCTGGACAATGTTCACTCAATACTAGAGATTGGTCAG GTGGCCGTGCACAGTGGCACCAACCTCTTTCTCCACTCAGACCCTGTGTCCAGGAGTAACGACACTGTCAATGACGAG GTTGAGAATTTTGTGAAAAATTTACAGTCCTCCACGGCTGGGCTCAGCTTCTTATTGGTTGAGCCTAATGTCTCTCAGCCactcccaccctcctccctccagCGTTTCCTGCGAGCTCAGCCAATCCCAGGGATTGTGCTTGCAGACCACGAATCCGCTTTCAACAACAG GTACTATGAGAGTTTTTACGACAATGCTGCTAACCTGAACCTGACCTATCCATCTGACTTGAGTCCAGAGGAACAGCTGGAGTTTGTGACTGAAACTGCAAAG TCCCTTACTGACGTGGCTACGGTGGTTGCACGTGCTCTCTACAAGCAGGCCGGGGGAGACGATTCCCAAGTCAACACCATCAAGGCAGACCCCAAAATA GTTACCCAGATGCTGTATGGGTTTCTGGTTAGTTCCAACAACAGTTGGTTCCAGGCAGTGATGGCCCCAGAACTAAAGAACATTCTCA AGCCCAGCCCACCAGAGTACTATGTTGGTGTTGTCATGTCTTCCACTCCAACTCGTCTGGTCCAGTACCTCCTGGCCAATTTAACTGGAGCAGCCACCAACCTCACCCAGAGTCAGTGCCAGAAGCCAGATGAGCTGCCGAACGAGAGCAGACAG ATGTACTCCTATCTCTGGGTTCAGGGCATTGTCCCACCCAACAGCACCCAGAGGGATTCTTTCTGCGTACGTGCATCGGTACGCCTGACCAAAGCAGTGTCCCCTGCCTTCGAGCTGGGAGAGTATGCTTCTAAAGACTATTCCACGTGGACAGAATCACGGTGGAAGTTCATCAAAGCTCGAATTTTCCTAGTAGCGAGCCGGGACTTGGAG ATGCTGACCTTAGGCGTGGGAGTGGCTGTGTTGTTCACATCCCTACTGGTGACATACTTCATCAGCACCAAGGCAGACGTCCTCTTCAGCTCCACGAGGGAACCCGCTAGCGCCGCCTATTGA